A single window of Syntrophales bacterium DNA harbors:
- a CDS encoding DUF523 and DUF1722 domain-containing protein: MKKIPIGISTCLLGENVRYDGGHKLDRFLRDTLGRYVRYIPVCPEADCGMGIPREFIRLEGSPESPRLVTGRTKVDKTDMMVSWAKKRLIQLEGEDLHGFIFKSGSPSCGTERIKVYDDKGLPVKRGTGVFARMFMDHFPSVPVKDEKRLHDADLREHFIERIFVLKRWRDTQKAPPGRDALVGFHGRHGLLVLSHSSTHYRAMEKLVADRKRLSRQELYEGYETLLMKAMEMKTTVKKNVTVLRHILGYLRRNLSSDEKTELLEVIETYQNGFLPLIVPITLIGHYARKYGQHCLNEQVYLNPRPRGLQMCDHPCQDPARRTSG, translated from the coding sequence GTGAAAAAGATACCCATCGGAATAAGCACCTGCCTTCTTGGAGAGAACGTTCGTTATGACGGAGGCCACAAGCTGGACCGGTTTCTCCGGGATACCTTGGGACGATACGTGCGCTATATCCCCGTTTGCCCCGAGGCGGACTGCGGCATGGGCATTCCCCGGGAATTCATCCGACTGGAGGGCAGCCCGGAATCACCCCGGCTGGTTACCGGCCGGACGAAGGTGGATAAAACGGACATGATGGTCTCCTGGGCGAAAAAAAGGCTGATTCAGCTTGAAGGCGAGGACCTCCACGGGTTCATCTTCAAAAGCGGTTCTCCTTCCTGCGGTACGGAGCGGATCAAGGTGTACGACGACAAGGGCCTGCCGGTAAAACGAGGCACGGGTGTTTTCGCCCGGATGTTCATGGATCATTTCCCTTCGGTTCCCGTCAAAGATGAGAAGCGCCTTCATGACGCGGACCTCAGGGAACATTTCATCGAGAGAATATTCGTCCTGAAGCGGTGGCGTGACACACAAAAAGCCCCGCCAGGTCGCGACGCCCTGGTGGGCTTTCACGGGCGCCACGGACTGCTTGTTCTCTCACACAGCTCTACGCACTACAGGGCCATGGAAAAACTCGTGGCGGACCGGAAGCGCCTGTCACGGCAGGAACTGTACGAAGGCTACGAGACCCTGCTCATGAAAGCCATGGAAATGAAAACCACGGTGAAAAAAAATGTCACCGTGCTGCGGCACATACTGGGATATTTGAGACGGAACCTGTCGTCTGATGAAAAAACAGAACTTCTGGAAGTCATCGAAACGTATCAAAATGGTTTTTTGCCGCTCATTGTCCCGATCACCCTCATCGGGCACTACGCCCGGAAATACGGTCAGCACTGCCTGAATGAGCAGGTCTATCTGAATCCCCGTCCGCGGGGACTTCAGATGTGCGACCACCCGTGCCAGGATCCGGCGCGGCGGACTTCCGGTTGA
- a CDS encoding thiolase family protein: MHAVGVLEAGLCKYVLISYGHSARSGGEMEWMLSNLVGDDVVFGHFGAVAGYALAARRAMHEFHTGPETWKAIALGQRKWAALNPRALMRDKPMDERDYDLSPLVVEPFRQADACLVTDGGRACILTTAERARDLPHRPVTIMGMGMANPSSDLAPARHLAGPTGAVRACEDALRMADISLEDVDACQIYDCFTYTVEITLQDYGFFKPGEGRDWFQGGTIEPGGRMPVNTSGGQLSEAYQMGMTPLTEGVMQLMGRCGDRQLGPATGNKPPEIILCSDNGGILQSHACYILKKG; this comes from the coding sequence ATGCACGCAGTTGGCGTGCTTGAAGCGGGTTTGTGCAAGTATGTGCTGATTTCCTACGGCCACAGCGCCCGTTCCGGCGGCGAAATGGAATGGATGCTATCGAACCTCGTCGGTGATGACGTCGTCTTCGGCCATTTCGGAGCTGTGGCGGGATACGCCCTCGCGGCGCGGAGAGCGATGCATGAATTTCACACGGGACCGGAAACATGGAAAGCGATTGCCCTGGGGCAGCGAAAATGGGCCGCCTTGAATCCCCGGGCCCTGATGCGGGATAAGCCCATGGATGAAAGAGACTATGACCTCTCGCCCCTGGTGGTGGAACCCTTCCGGCAGGCCGACGCCTGCCTCGTGACGGACGGCGGTCGGGCCTGCATTCTGACCACGGCCGAACGGGCCCGGGATCTGCCCCACAGACCGGTAACCATCATGGGAATGGGAATGGCCAACCCTTCCTCCGACCTTGCTCCGGCACGCCACCTGGCAGGTCCGACCGGCGCGGTTCGGGCTTGTGAAGATGCCCTGCGCATGGCGGACATCAGCCTTGAGGACGTCGACGCCTGCCAGATCTACGATTGCTTCACCTACACAGTAGAAATCACACTCCAGGATTACGGATTCTTCAAACCCGGCGAAGGAAGGGACTGGTTTCAGGGAGGCACCATCGAACCGGGCGGGCGCATGCCGGTAAATACATCGGGGGGACAGCTTTCAGAAGCCTATCAGATGGGCATGACCCCCCTGACGGAAGGGGTTATGCAGCTCATGGGCCGCTGCGGAGATCGGCAACTCGGACCCGCGACGGGAAACAAACCGCCGGAGATTATCCTCTGCAGCGACAACGGCGGGATTTTGCAGAGCCACGCCTGCTACATTCTGAAGAAGGGGTAA
- a CDS encoding OB-fold domain-containing protein has protein sequence MTTRAKPVPRMSADTQAFWEGCRNREFRIQSCKDCGCLRMPWSFLCPECLSRNAGWIRASGRGTVYSYVVYHVAYDPAFAHDLPYIVALVTLEEGPRFLTNIVDCSPASVVCDMPVEIVWDDVTETLILPRFRPAEHT, from the coding sequence ATGACGACCCGCGCGAAACCCGTACCACGAATGAGCGCCGATACACAGGCCTTCTGGGAAGGATGCCGGAACCGGGAATTCAGGATCCAGTCCTGCAAAGACTGTGGATGTCTGCGCATGCCCTGGTCGTTCCTCTGCCCCGAATGCCTCTCACGCAACGCGGGCTGGATCAGGGCTTCCGGCCGGGGAACCGTCTATTCTTACGTGGTCTATCATGTTGCCTACGACCCTGCGTTCGCCCATGACCTGCCCTATATCGTGGCACTGGTGACGCTGGAGGAAGGACCGCGCTTCCTGACAAATATCGTCGACTGCAGCCCCGCTTCGGTTGTCTGCGACATGCCCGTCGAAATCGTCTGGGATGACGTGACAGAAACGCTGATCCTTCCCCGGTTCCGTCCCGCGGAACACACCTGA
- a CDS encoding TetR/AcrR family transcriptional regulator, producing MKQKIKTIAIQLMYQKGYHACSISDIAKRAGIQKSSIYYHYMSKEEILFDILKETMESLNESLQNCLKDLEGAEERLVAMIRNHLSFHMVRQKEVIVSDSELRGLTADNLRSVIRMRDEYDTQMKDIIERGIQEGVFKNVNPRVMANAIVTMCTQISQWFNPLGSLSKDEIIESITTMVFNGLKRDG from the coding sequence ATGAAGCAAAAAATAAAGACCATCGCCATTCAGCTCATGTACCAGAAAGGATATCATGCCTGCAGTATCAGTGACATCGCGAAACGGGCGGGCATTCAAAAATCCAGTATTTATTATCACTACATGAGTAAGGAAGAGATCCTCTTCGACATTCTCAAGGAAACGATGGAGAGCCTGAATGAAAGTCTCCAGAACTGTCTCAAGGACCTTGAAGGCGCTGAAGAGCGGCTTGTGGCGATGATTCGGAACCATTTGAGTTTTCACATGGTTCGACAGAAAGAGGTTATCGTATCCGACTCGGAATTGAGAGGACTCACGGCGGACAACCTGCGCTCAGTCATTAGAATGCGGGATGAATATGACACACAGATGAAGGACATAATTGAGCGGGGAATCCAGGAGGGAGTATTTAAAAACGTCAACCCGAGAGTCATGGCAAATGCCATCGTCACCATGTGCACCCAGATCTCCCAGTGGTTCAACCCTCTTGGATCCCTTTCAAAAGACGAAATTATAGAGAGTATCACAACGATGGTCTTCAACGGATTGAAACGAGACGGATGA